From Hermetia illucens chromosome 6, iHerIll2.2.curated.20191125, whole genome shotgun sequence, one genomic window encodes:
- the LOC119659927 gene encoding uncharacterized protein LOC119659927, producing the protein MELRIFCGLFFGVAALISAVVKSEHISVEENAAALSGYNAKGLRSIAQGSAQQAHSAVAQQHAAAQQASFLAKSTLAQTALQAAATAQAALAGKRVLLHTLEEQTSIAHEAFKGELIQLRLAKQAAATANAAAVKIASHVSLLTSALNSAQEASFRAQETSSHTMSELASQEAMVETAKAKYQAVQEELSHVRIDFEATKAAAENASEAAIEAQNNAAKAGVQASIGLHEAAVAVEKPDIEENSNLLDGGHDLHH; encoded by the coding sequence CGGTAGTGAAATCGGAACACATTTCAGTCGAAGAAAATGCGGCTGCCTTGAGTGGATACAACGCTAAAGGACTACGAAGCATAGCGCAAGGATCAGCTCAGCAAGCCCATTCTGCAGTCGCTCAGCAGCATGCCGCAGCTCAACAAGCATCATTTCTAGCCAAGAGCACGCTAGCTCAAACCGCCTTGCAAGCTGCAGCCACTGCTCAAGCAGCTTTGGCTGGGAAGCGGGTGCTTCTTCATACTTTAGAAGAACAGACTTCCATAGCTCACGAGGCGTTCAAAGGCGAATTAATCCAGTTGCGCTTGGCAAAACAAGCTGCAGCAACCGCAAACGCAGCTGCCGTAAAAATTGCCAGTCACGTGTCCCTCCTGACGAGTGCTTTGAATAGTGCCCAAGAAGCATCTTTCAGAGCTCAAGAAACATCGAGTCATACTATGTCCGAGCTGGCATCTCAAGAAGCTATGGTGGAAACGGCTAAGGCTAAGTATCAAGCCGTTCAGGAGGAGCTGAGCCATGTCCGGATAGATTTTGAAGCAACGAAGGCTGCCGCTGAAAATGCGTCTGAGGCAGCAATAGAGGCCCAAAATAATGCCGCAAAAGCAGGAGTACAAGCCTCCATTGGTCTTCATGAAGCTGCCGTGGCGGTTGAAAAGCCGGACATTGAGGAGAATAGTAATCTATTGGACGGAGGTCATGATTTGCATCACTGA
- the LOC119659705 gene encoding glycine, alanine and asparagine-rich protein-like: MKSATFILAIIIAGVVNCGHIEISGGHGGGGHGGSGYSGSGLRSIAQGSALQAHSAAASQHAAARQASYVAKSTLAQSATQAAATAQAALAGKQILLQNLEEQSAEAHHLLEAELAQLELAQHAASAAKEAAQQAASHVSVLTSALNSAQGVAEHAEQAAGAAAAELASQTAMVGKAKARLQAIEAQLVAVQQDFAETHAAAEKASAAAHEAQQNAAAAGIQASAGLHESAAHQSFGGHEEASFGEAIIEEGGHEFH, from the exons ATGAAAAGTGCAACATTTATTTTGGCAATCATTATTGCTG GTGTCGTCAATTGTGGTCACATCGAAATAAGTGGTGGACATGGTGGCGGTGGTCACGGTGGAAGCGGATACAGTGGAAGTGGCCTTCGATCCATTGCACAAGGTTCAGCCTTACAAGCCCATTCAGCAGCCGCTAGTCAACATGCTGCAGCTCGGCAAGCTTCTTATGTAGCGAAAAGTACCCTTGCCCAGTCAGCAACACAAGCAGCGGCCACGGCACAGGCCGCCCTTGctggaaaacaaattttactccAAAACCTAGAGGAACAAAGTGCCGAGGCTCATCATTTGCTGGAAGCTGAACTTGCTCAACTGGAGCTTGCCCAGCATGCGGCATCTGCTGCAAAAGAAGCCGCACAGCAAGCAGCTTCCCATGTGTCGGTTCTAACCAGTGCCCTTAATAGTGCCCAAGGGGTGGCCGAACATGCTGAGCAAGCCGCCGGTGCAGCTGCTGCTGAATTGGCATCACAGACCGCAATGGTTGGTAAAGCCAAGGCTCGATTGCAAGCAATTGAGGCTCAGCTAGTTGCAGTACAGCAAGACTTTGCTGAAACTCATGCCGCTGCAGAGAAGGCTTCTGCAGCCGCTCATGAAGCACAGCAAAATGCCGCTGCTGCTGGTATTCAAGCTTCAGCAGGTCTCCATGAGTCCGCAGCACATCAAAGTTTTGGCGGCCACGAGGAAGCCTCATTTGGGGAGGCTATTATTGAAGAGGGCGGACATGAGTTCCATTAA
- the LOC119659317 gene encoding glycine, alanine and asparagine-rich protein-like, with protein sequence MRFAIVAVVLLFGSVNCGIIASHGGSGGGGHGGGHGGSGYSGSGLRTIAQGSAQQAHSAVASQHAAARQASYVAKSTLAQQAVQAAATAQAALAGKSVLLQNLEEQREEAHSALEAEIAQLHLAQESASAAKTAAQQAASHVSVLTSALNSAQSLAEHAEGAASHAAAELASQTSMVGKAKARLQAIEHQLSVVRVDFAATQEAAEKASSAAHEAQSNAAAAGAHATAELHESAAAQSVGHDDGSSYGAEIEVGGGGHEFHH encoded by the exons ATGAGGTTCGCTATCGTGGCCGTAGTACTTCTTTTCG GATCCGTGAACTGTGGCATCATCGCCAGCCATGGAGGCTCTGGCGGAGGTGGTCATGGTGGCGGACACGGCGGAAGTGGATACAGCGGAAGTGGATTGCGAACAATCGCTCAGGGTTCGGCGCAGCAAGCGCATTCAGCCGTCGCCTCACAACACGCAGCAGCCCGTCAAGCATCATATGTAGCCAAGAGTACCCTTGCCCAACAAGCCGTCCAAGCTGCTGCAACAGCTCAGGCTGCTTTGGCTGGCAAAAGTGTCCTTTTGCAAAACTTAGAAGAACAACGTGAAGAAGCCCACTCAGCCCTGGAAGCAGAAATCGCACAATTGCATTTGGCCCAGGAATCAGCTTCGGCCGCGAAAACTGCAGCTCAACAAGCTGCAAGCCATGTCTCGGTTTTGACCAGTGCCCTCAACAGTGCTCAATCCCTAGCCGAACATGCTGAGGGTGCTGCTAGCCACGCTGCTGCTGAACTTGCTTCGCAAACTTCTATGGTTGGAAAGGCTAAGGCTCGCCTCCAGGCTATCGAACATCAATTGTCAGTTGTCCGTGTCGACTTTGCCGCAACTCAGGAAGCAGCTGAGAAGGCTTCATCTGCTGCCCATGAAGCTCAGAGCAACGCCGCTGCTGCTGGAGCTCATGCTACCGCGGAATTGCACGAATCAGCCGCTGCACAAAGTGTTGGACATGATGACGGCTCATCTTATGGTGCTGAAATCGAGGTTGGAGGTGGTGGCCACGAATTCCACCATTAA